A segment of the Zalophus californianus isolate mZalCal1 chromosome 3, mZalCal1.pri.v2, whole genome shotgun sequence genome:
CCTGACCCTCTTTGTTGCACTGTTGTAGCACACTATAGCTTCCTTTAATGCAGGGCCCCCTCAATGTGTCTCTTACCCTTGTTGCAACAGGAGACTGGACCATCTACTGTGGTGGTACCTTCCTGTCTGCTTTGCGGTGTATTGTACAAGGGACTTTTGGCACAGAGGGGTTAAATGCACATTGTGAAGTGTAGTGGTGCTTTCTGATGACATATTCTCGATTTGTGAGTGCATAAGTCTAAAATTGGTAGCCTGAATAGCAGCTAAAGATTACAAAGAGCTAAACTTAACGTAGAAATTCGAGCAACTTGGTAAGTATAAAGCTATTTCTAGTTTACAATTATAgttaaatgacaatttttttaaatttcacattgatccagttttaactttaaaataatcataaaagttttttttaataaaatttatataacttgggttttttttccagataataCCCACTAGTTGTAAATCAGAAGTAGCCACGTCCTGTCAGTGCCTAGATTTGACTAAGtacaatttttactttaaaaaaacttacttCCTTTTCagtttacataaagaaaaaagtgttgtGGGTTTGCTCTTGATAAACTTTTCATCAATTCTGAACTGAACtggaagaataattttttaaagcctttaatATCTAATAGATAATTCTGTTCTGGGTTGGTTATATTAATgccttaaatttgttttttaaatgggtcATTCGGGAGGAGGGGACCAAACTAGCATTGTGTGGTCCTTAATTTCTTGTGACACTGTTAAGTTTTATGTAAAGCTTTGGATTGGCAAATACCAATATATTTTCTTAGGTATATGTTGTTGGGATTTAATCTCTATCCCtaggaattttgaaaaacaaagtactaaatataaaactttcattAGAAAAAGCTAGCTGTAACATGTTACATGCCCAGTTTGGGGCATATAGTAGAAGGAGAAAGGTAGCATTTTTCTAGTACTTAGCAGCATTGGGCCTTGAAGCTGTTCACCAAAAGGTAAGTTTTCTCTGTGGCTTTGCTGAAAAGAAGACAGAGGTTTACATAGATAAGTGTTATATTCTCTGAGAATTATGTTTGTTAACCCACATCAAATGGTAGAATTCCTGATTCTATAATGTGATGTTGAAATTACTTTGTCAATTTTACagtcttctgctttttctttacttttttgccATGACattacaaaagaaacaaaaatactacaaaaaaattaaaatgttatatgcTGATTATTGGAAATATAGTGTCTTCTCCTTTtatgaagaagtaaaaatacttcaaaatttagaaatagtAATATATTAGTAgtcttaataaaataatagtataatGATCTGGGGAGTCAGAATGTAGAGAATACTCATAATCTATGTAGGTTTTTTAGTATTAGAATTTTATAACTATAGTGctagtttttaatttaataaggTTTTGTACTgtagacttaaaaaagaaaatctttatgtttttgctctaatcttattggtaaatatttttctttgttttacatatttgaattACTATGGTTCTTCGTTTTCAAACCTGCTCTACAACAGTCTCCACCTTACCACCTTCTGTCTTCAGTACAAACCAACAGTGATagcatgtgtgtgtattcatttggCTTGCAAATGGTCCAATTGGGAGATTCCTGTGTCAACTGATGGAAAACATTGGTGGGAATATGTGGATCCTACAGTTACTCTAGAATTACTAGATGgtaagtagagaaaaataaatccttttctacattgaaaacatttttttgtatgGAAAAAGTCTGCCTACTTTTTGTATAGGTTTGAAAAAAAGCGAATCCCTGTGACTCATACTTAAGTGAACAGTTACCAGTTCTGGCCGCTCCaacatttccccctccctctgcagtTATTTTGATATTAAACCCAAATATCTCTTCAGCTATTAATATTTCAGTTTGTGTTTCAAGAGATAAGAGACTCCTTAAAAACGTAACTACAATTTCATATTAACAATTTggtaatagatttttaaaaagtataatcacATGGTCAGGTGAATGTGATGAAAATAAGGATTCATtagcctaaaagaaaaaaaacaaaaaaaaagaaagaaaaaaccttgaaaatgttttaaCCACCAATGAATATCTAAAACCTTCAGGacttctcaaaaaatatatatatgatttgtaaTGCTATATATAGGTTGGTATTCGGTTATAACTTACTATAGAACATGTGAAGCAGTGAGCTAAAGGTATTTCAGGGTAACATTCCTTGCTCTGTAGTTCCACTGATAGTGACGTGTGTCGATATTGCCTTGCATTACTAAATATGAATTGACAAAGAAAATCGGGGTACAAAATCTATAAATCATGAACCTGTAATTGGGTGTCCTGATAAGAAATTTCTCTggtaagagaaaagagaggctGACCAGAGGTAGGAGAGATTCTTGGGGATTAAGACATTTTAACCAAGTATTGTAGATTTCAGAAAGGAAATAGATTACATTTCTTACCGAAGATATGCCTAAATTGGTATGTTAGGttttcagtttattctttttgtgGGCTTTCCCTAACTTCTGTTGCAAAATTGAAGCTAATGGGAAAATAGGATTTATATCTGTTGCTACTGAGGACATCTGTTACATAGAGACCCCTTTGGGTTTTGAATGTGATCTTCCAATAAAATCTCAACATGTTTCTATAACCTAGATGTTcattttctgtgaagggccaaaAGTAACTCTTTTAGGGTTTATGGGCCCTTCTGTCTATGCCAACTACACAACTCTGCCACTGGGGCTGCAAAGCAGCCCTGGGCAATctgtaaatgaatgggtgtggctgtgttcatTTACAAACACATGGTACCGATCATAATTGTAATATTGCCTACCTTTCTGGTAAAATATGcttcctttttagattttttgatttggggttggttggtttgtttccCTGAAAAATTTCTCGCAGAGTATATATTTCATGCCACATGATTATGCTCTTTTCCTTACGTCGCcagaggggtttttttgttttgttttgttttgtttttaaattttaacaagagagaagggaggggcccctgggtggcttagtcagttaagcggctgccttcggctcaggtcacgatctcagggtcctgggattgagccccaggtcaggctctctgctcagcggggaatctgcttctctctctcactctccttctgtgttctccccaccctccctcaaattaaaatctttttaaaaaaatgagagaaggaaatCTTAAATAAGTTGAAATGGCATCTTCTAAAAGTGGGGGCTTTTTTCATCTACGACTTGAAAATTAGTTTATCGATGCCACCATCTTACTTCAGCAGTTAACAGATAAGATAAAGTTTATATACATGATCCTAAAACAAAAGTTCACAAAAAGCAAGTAATCTGCCTCTTAACACTGCTCTTAAGTTATAGTTAAAGTTGGGTTTTTTGACACAGCAAGGGCCACCTAAATAATCTCTCTGCTTTCATTCTGAAAAGGCTCAAGTCTGTTACTCATTTGGAGAGCCACTGAGTAGGAATCTGGGACATTTAAGACATTGACAATTTCACCATTTCATATAGcagtctttctctgtcttttaatcacaaaaaaaaagaaaagtaacagttTAAGATATTAAGATATATCTCAATTTTAGCCTGGTGTTTAAGCATCAGTGTTcactaaaataattcatttaaatactTGGAAAAACACCATTGGCTTGGACTTGGCCTACCTGTAACATTTGTTGCTTGgcagagtttttattttctgattaataACAAACCCTCATgtgttttttgcattttgaatttttttctgtatagtaGCTTTGAAGGGAAAAGCTCTATTTTAAGCATCATCTGTGATTTTTGTGCACATAACTAATAGATTAGCAGTGATTATTTGACAGATTCTTAAGTGTCCAAGTAGAAAAAGGTGGGGGTTTTTTCAGATTAGGAAGAATGGTAGTCCAGGCATTAGATTGTTTTCATTCAAATTGGATCAAAAAGTTCATGAATCTTGAGCAGGTTTAAGTTGTCACAGCTTATGAACATATAAGTGCCGAGGTTTTGCATATTTTTTGCTTCAAGAAAAATTTCGTATTGTCTGAATTTTCAGTATCAGTCTTGGCATATTTGCCTAGAATCATTTATAGAGAAGCTTACTGTGTatgctaaaaaataataaatgaatctgTAGTCTCTGCTGAATTGGCATTATTGATATTACATTTTGTAATTCATTTGGTATGAATATTTGTCTTGAGTGGTCAATAGCTTTATTAATGGCACTATTTTGGGGTTAGGAAAGTAGAATTCATCACTGCACTGCCTTGGAAAAGTGAGTCATCTCACTGTAAtcccaaatttaagaaaaaagtgagGTAAAAATATATGACCAGGGTGGTTTTACTAATATGTTAATAGTAATAATTACTAGGAATCTTGAGTATAGATGgaggaatttttttcatttaacactgaaataattttaaacttaaactACGGAATAGTACAGTTTCTATATACCCTTTACCTGGTTTctctaatgttaacatcttatatacATGATTATCAAAACCAAGAGAttaacattattacaatattattaccTAACTATAGGTTTTATCTGATGtcctcagtttttctcttctaGGATCCTGTGTTCCATTTGCTTGAAATGCTCCTTAAATTTCTTCTAAATTATATCAGtttttctgtcattcattttcttttgtgaccttgacactttgaaaaataacagTCGGGGGCgccaaggtggctcagtcggttaagcgtctgtcttcggctcaggtcatgatcccaggattctgggatcaagccccatatcaggctccctgctcagtggagagtctgcttctccctctccctctgccactccccctgcttgtgcacacacgtgctctcttctctttcaaataaataaaatcttaaaaaaaaaaataataatggtcaGTTATAGTATAGAATGTTCCTCAATTGGGGTTTAATGTTTTTCAATATTAGAttgaaattatgtatttttggcaagaataccacagaaatgGGAAATGGGTTGTACTTTACCCTGTGCATCTTATCAAGGACTACATCATATATCaagggttgtttgttttgttttgtttttctcaaaggGTATACCTTATTACTGGTAATAATAACtctgatcacttggttaaggtgatATCTGCTGagtttctccattgtaaagttacTGGTCTTCTCTTTGTAATTAAATATCTTGAGGAAGGTATTTTAGGATTACACACAGATACCTTCTTTTTCCTCAAACTTTTGtccattaattttaaagaatctatTGATAGATCTTGCCTGCAATAATTGTTACTATGATGTTTGCCTAATGAAGACTTTCTATTTGGGGGGAATTTCAATGCTACAAAATTTTCCAGAGATCCTGAGTAAGCATGAGTGTGGGgggagagtgattttttttttttttttttaagaattcatctTTGAAAAGAGCAGTTCAGATCTGTGTCTACTTCTATATTTGCTGAAGGTTGAATAGAAGGGTGACAGTGAAGTAGATGAACTCGTGAGGCCCCTTTTTAAATATTGCCCACTTGAGAGAAATATAAATCCTAAAGACACCttctaagttttaaatttaaattttatttttagagctaACACATGAGTTTCTACAAATATTGGAGAAAACACCTAGTAGGTTGAAGAGGATTCGAAACTGGAGGGTAAGAGAATTGGCAGGGTTTAATAGAATATCAGTTTGTCGCTTATCTAACAATTACATAGCTAACCAGTTTGAATTTTTTGGTTAAATATCCTTATTTCCAGTATTCCTAGATAATTACAGTGTATTGTAAGCTGCATACACTCATAGATTATTCAACTGCTGTGTCCAGTGGACTTTGTTAAGTACTTTATAAATTGTGTGTTTAATTCTCACGATGATTATAATGGAAATAttctccttattttacaaatgggcaAATTAAAGCCTAGACAAGTTAAATTACTTTCAAATGCTGGGCTAGGATTTAACCTGTATCTAACTCTGAAACCAGTGGTTTCCACTTTTTATAGCCTTCTTTTGGGCCTCTAAATAAGACATTTATTTACTGGCAACATAAAGCCTTAAACCCCAGGtgattttatttgcatatatttaatatGGGTTTTTATAAAGCAAGGAAATTTGTATTAAATTCCTTTGCTGTCATtgcttcttttgtgttttatttaaataggCTAATCAGGCGGCTAAGAAACCAAAAGTAGATGGACAAGTTTCAGAAACACCACTTCTTGGTTCATCTTTGGTCCAGAATTCCATTTTAGTAGATAGTGTTACTGGTGTGCCTACAAACCCAAGTTTTCAGAAACCATCTACATCGGCATTCCCTGCACCAGTACCTCtaaattcaggaaatatttctgtTCAAGACAGCCATACATCTGATAATTTGTCAATGCTGGCAACAGGAATGCCAAGTACCTCCTATGGTTTGTCATCACACCAAGAATGGCCTCAACATCAAGAATCAGCAAGGACAGAACAGATGTATTCACAGAAACAAGAGACATCTTTGTCTGGTACCCAGTACAACATCAACTTCCAGCAGGGACCTTCTATATCACTCCATTCAGGATTACATCACAGACCGGACAAAATTTCCGATCATCCATCCATGAAGCAAGAATATGCTCATAAAGCAGGGAGCAGTAAACACCACGGGCCAATTTCTGCTACTCCTGGAGTAATTCCTCAGAAAATGTCTTTagataaatatagagaaaagcGTAAGCTAGAAACCCTTGATCTGGATGTAAGAGATCATTATGTAGCTGCCCAAGTAGAACAGCAACACAAACACGTGCAGTCACAGCCAGCCAGCAGCAGTTCTGTCACTTCtcccattaaaatgaaaattcccatcacaaatacagaaaaacctgaaaaatacatggcggaaaagaaggaaaagagcgGATCACTGAAATTACGGATTCCAATACCACCCACTGATAAGAGTGCTAGTAAAGaagaactgaaaatgaaaatcaaagtgtCTTCCTCAGAAAGACACAGCTCTTCCGATGAGGGCAGTGGGAAGAGCAAGCATTCGAGCCCACATATTAGCAGAGACCATAAGGAGAAGCACAAGGACCACCCCTCAAACCGCCACCACCCTAGCAGTCACAAGCATTCCCATTCACATAGTGGCGGCAGCAGTGGTGGCAGTAAACACAGTGCTGATGGAATACCACCCACTGTTCTGAGGAGTCCCGTCGGCCTGAGCAGTGATGGCATTTCCTCTAGTTCCAGCTCTTCAAGGAAGAAGCTGCATGTCAATGATGCATCTCACAACCACCACTCCAAAATGAGCAAAAGTTCCAAAAGTTCAGGTAGTTCATCTAGTTCTTCCTCCTCTGTTAAGCAGTATATATCCTCTCACAACTCTGTTTTTAACCATCCcttaccccctcctccccctgtcaCATACCAGGTGGGCTACGGACATCTCAGCACCCTCGTGAAACTGGACAAGAAGCCAGTGGAGACCCACGGTCCTGATGTCAATCACGAGTACAGTGCAAACAGCCAGCATATGGACTACAAAGACACATTCGACATGCTGGACTCGCTGTTAAGTGCCCAAGGGATGAACATGTGATCATTTGGTTAGGTccatttttcctttacttttctaatttaaaaatggttagaatggAAAACTTTCTCCTGATCTAGCAGTGGTAACACCTGCTCTTGCTGCCACTGTATCAATATTTGTAAGTGCTGCTTTATTCTTCATTCTGAAAAGAAGAGATGATAGTAAACAAGTCTTTATCTCCACATATGATAGtgttaaaaatactgtaaaagCATGGAAGGTGCAAAACTCAGTATTTCCACAATTGCAGCTAAGAACATTAGGATGAATGGCTGGCTGCTTCTAGGAATATAAGATGCCTCAAGcattcattatttataatttgaatactgtagctgtttttgttgttgttgttgcttggcTTTTGAATGAGTGTAAATTggtttcttttgtgtatttatacTTGTATGTATGATTTGCATGTTTCAATGATAAAGGGATAAAACAGTGTACTGACAACTGTTTACAAGAAAGTGGagaaaaatgtacatacatttttgtatgtttagATATTACCATAAATACTCAGGATTGGAGCTGCTTGTAAGTATAAcgatataactttattttatctTGTCAGAGTCCATCACTAATCTAAAACAAAGGTGGCACTTTTTCATGTTAACCTTAAACTCTAGGCCTTACTGGAAGCCACTGAAGGGGGACACTTCACTACCAGATGGGTATGCAGTGCCACAGATGGTCATGTATTTACACTGTGAGGCGCTGAACTTTTGCCTTCAGAGCTTCTGACCAGGTTGGCTGCTGAAATAGCCCCTAATTTTCTGAAGgcttgaagaggaaaaaataaagtttacataCTCTTGATGTGAAGTGCATTTGAAATGTTTGTCGGCTTGTTGCAGTACAATAAACACAGAGCTGTTAATAATGGTTATGTAGATTACTGTGATTTGAAAACTTAATCCACAAAACTTATATAGTGAAGAACTAGTaagtttttttcctaaataaagaaCTTTAACACTACATATTTTAACAGTAAACAGGGATTGCTTTTCCTTTAGTGTTCAGAATGACACCATATTCTTAAACATACTCCTCCCAtgaagtgtgtttgtgtgtgatgccatatttctttttcaggtaaaTGCAGTCTTCCTTATAGAAACGAAATTACCTGTTGCTCTCTCAGTTGTTTTATAttctaacaataaataaaaagaaaagatcactGACTGTGCATTGTACCTGTATTTATAGCTTATGGTTGTTATCAGGAAGCTCTGTGAGAAAAAAGGGTTAGCCTCCAGGTAAACAAGCTAGTGGAGGTTTTACATTTGTTTGCACATCTCAGTATATTCCTGTTGAGGTCAAGTTTGCACAGTCATCTAACTTCTGAACAAACAGTAGACTTTAACTTGTTTAAAATCTGTCTTAAACACCAGTAATGTGGCTCCGGTTTATCATCTAATCTTGAATTTATTCTGTGGTAAATCTTTGAGCTGTTGAGTGTCTTTAGATGGGGTGAATTTTCAACTTTTCGTTGAACTGAAAACtgtcttaattttttcttctatgtatatgaattatttttgttacaaAGCCACTGATATGTGCACAATTGTAATTTTACTCAAGTATGTTGCAGTTGTAAATATTAGAGCATTTAATCTCGTGCTCTACCTTTATTTAGCGATTACCTAATTTGCCAgtagctttataatttttttaagataattgttCATTATTTTGTCAATGTTATTTGAATTTAGGATACTAGGAGCCTCTTTCTAGGGACTTTGCCTAGCTAGCATGTCCTAACATTTGTTCTTTGTCTTGCATAACTTTAGTATCTTTGTCATTACATGTAACTTTGTTGCTCTGTATGGCATATTATTGTATCCATAAACATGGTAATTTTGATACAGTTATACTTTTACAGTGGTACATAATCCGAGGACTAGTATAGAATTAAACTGAGTGCAAGATGAGGGCGGGGAAGGGTTTTGTTCTTGGTAATTTAGATGTGAAACCTCTAAGGAGCTATCATGTGAAACGACATAGGGTGGTCGTGCTACTGTATAATGGGGGATGATAATACCAggaattttaataagattttgtaAAGAATATCCAAAAAAGTAGTGAACTTATTTTCAGTATGACATAGAAAACAATGTGAATATTTAAGGTCTGTGACTACACTTAAACTTCACTAAGAATTTGCAGAATTGTTTTGAGATGTGGGAATAAAGGTAATTTTGTTGAATCTTTATTGGTGCTAATGATGGACAGTTTAAAAGGTAGCTAGTATATATTGTTATGGGTCAGTACTTATTAGTACTTCCAAAATTGAATTTGAAATGCTATGTATTCACTTTTCACTCTGTAAATGTAATTCTTTACaatgactttatttattaaagGGCAGCCAGTTGTAATTTGTACAGGATTGTGTGAGCTATTCAAACTCTTTAACCTCTGAAGAGGATTATAGGTTCTAAAACCACCATGGGGATGaatatgaaaatccttttaagTTTCATTTCCATTAAATGAAAACCCCTATTACTCATACTACCATTAATTTGCTTTCCCCATCTCATTTGCATAAAATAGTTCATCAGCCTGGTCCCAATAGGCTCAACCAAAGAAAAAGACTCCAATGAATGGACATTATTATTGAGTCTTCTTGTAAGTAGccataaataaaccaaaatattatCATCAAATTTAGGTATGAAATTCCACATGTGCAAAGTACTGTTAAGGTGATTTACATttttgatgagattttttttaatatttgaaatattaaaaagcattATCTTTAAACATCCTTTAAAAGAGTGATTCATTTTTCAGTTGTCTTTTCCCTAGATCATAGTTTTACCTTTATGCAGAAGCACATTGCTTAGTAAGGCTTAACTTCTACCTCTTTAAGTAGTTTTCCAGTATTGAGCTGTGCCCCCTAAATATATGCCTTAgctactttaaaatatgttttcagaacCAAAAAGCAGAGTGTTTTTTCACTGAAACATTCTTGGAAGGCCTGCTGTACCAAACTTTAGCGGTATCCTTTAGCGGTAAGACCTTGCAAAATGTCCCAATTCCCTTTTGTTGTTGAACCTGAAGTTTGTTTCTTAGGTTTGTCTTTGAAAGCAGTTACGGATGCATGTTGatcttcctctgtgtgtgcagGTGCATTGTGGTTAGAGTTGTTGAGTCCAGATTTCTACCATGATATATCCGTGGTTTCATGTGGAATATCATGAGAGGTGCTTGCATGACTTTGTACCAACAGATTATAATTAGGTagaatacctttctttttttctttggtctGTCTTCCTTGACCTAAAGAAATGACTGGTCTTCTTCAGAGAaccaaattttaaatgtttttgttagtTACCAATTGCCTTTCCTAGCATTTTAAGCACATTTTTTGGTTATATTTGAGAATTTAAATTGCTGGGTTTTATTCCATAACCAACCTTAGAAATAAACCAGTGCATACTTATGCATGACTTGTGTACTGTAGAAGTATCTTGGGTCGATTAGATGTTAGGGTATTTTGCATTTACTGTGGAAATAAGTAAGGaggatttgttgtttttttttttttaacat
Coding sequences within it:
- the CCNT2 gene encoding cyclin-T2 isoform X6, coding for MLKGIISPTALFLAAKVEEQARKLEHVIKVAHACLHPLEPLLDTKCDAYLQQTQELVLLETIMLQTLGFEITIEHPHTDVVKCTQLVRASKDLAQTSYFMATNSLHLTTFCLQYKPTVIACVCIHLACKWSNWEIPVSTDGKHWWEYVDPTVTLELLDELTHEFLQILEKTPSRLKRIRNWRANQAAKKPKVDGQVSETPLLGSSLVQNSILVDSVTGVPTNPSFQKPSTSAFPAPVPLNSGNISVQDSHTSDNLSMLATGMPSTSYGLSSHQEWPQHQESARTEQMYSQKQETSLSGTQYNINFQQGPSISLHSGLHHRPDKISDHPSMKQEYAHKAGSSKHHGPISATPGVIPQKMSLDKYREKRKLETLDLDVRDHYVAAQVEQQHKHVQSQPASSSSVTSPIKMKIPITNTEKPEKYMAEKKEKSGSLKLRIPIPPTDKSASKEELKMKIKVSSSERHSSSDEGSGKSKHSSPHISRDHKEKHKDHPSNRHHPSSHKHSHSHSGGSSGGSKHSADGIPPTVLRSPVGLSSDGISSSSSSSRKKLHVNDASHNHHSKMSKSSKSSGSSSSSSSSVKQYISSHNSVFNHPLPPPPPVTYQVGYGHLSTLVKLDKKPVETHGPDVNHEYSANSQHMDYKDTFDMLDSLLSAQGMNM